The following DNA comes from Streptomyces sp. NBC_00690.
GTCGCGGCAGGCAACGGCGTAAGCGGCGAGCAATGATCGCTGGGAGTTCCGCCAGGAGAGCTCCCCGCTGATCCTCTCCTGACCGATCTTGCCCATCTGGGCCCGCTTCTCCGGATCGTCGAGCAGCAGCGCGACGAGCCTGGCGAATTCGGCCTCGTCGTTGGCTGGCGCGTAGACGGCGGCATCACCGGCGGAGACCCGGGCCTCACGGAGGTCGAACGAGACGATCGGCCGGCCCATCGCCATGTACTCCAGGACCTTGTTCATCGTCGACACGTCATTGAGCGGATTGCGCGGGTCGGGGGAGAGGCACACATCGGCGCTCGACAGATAGCGCACCAGATCGGCGTCCGGAATGCGCCCGGTGAACTCCACCTGCTCCGAGAGCCCGAGCCGCTGGGACAGCTCCACCATCGCGTCGAAGGCGTCGCCGGCGCCCACGAACACCGCATGCCAGTCGGTCCGCCCGAGCTCGTCGCGCAGCTTCGCCAGGGCCCGCAAGGCGTAGTCGACACCGTCCTGAGGCCCCATGACACCGAGGTAGCACAACAGATGGGGCTTGCCACGCTTCAGCTCCGGCTCGGGCGCCACCGGTTGGAACCGCTCGATCTCGGGCGCGCTGCGCACCACGAAGACATCCTCCGGCCGCTGACCGCCACGGCCTATCGCGACATCCCGGTAGCTCTCGTTCGTGGCGAGCACGACATCCGCGGCCCGATAGGTCAGCCGCTCCAGAGCGCACACGCCTCGGTAGAGCAGGTCCTCACCACGATCGAACCGGGAGAGGTACAACTCGGGTACCAGGTCGTGCTGATCGAAGACGAACCGCGCACCGCGCCGCTTCAACCACAACGCCGGTAGGAACAGCAGGTCGGGCGGGTTGCAGGCGTGCACCACGTCGACCGGACCGACCTTGCGGGCCAACCTGGCCGTATGCCACAACGCCGAGCCGTACTCCCGCAGGTAGCCGGCCGGTCCTCCGGTGGCCGCGCGCAACGGGTAGCGGTGGATCCGCACCCCGTCGATCTCGATCTCCAACTCCGTGTCCCGCTTGCTCCCTCGGGGACAGATGACGTGCACCTCCCAGCCCGCGTCGCGCAGCGTCTTGCACTCCTGCCACACACGCCGGTCGAACGGCACCGAGAGGTTCTCCACCAGGATCAGCGCGCGCCGGTCCGGTCGTTCGTCGCTGATTGCATCACCAAGCAAGGCCCACGTACCCCGGTTCTGTCCGGCGCGTTTCGGCGTCGGGAAGGTGGATGAGATCGATGAGCACCGGGCCGTCGCCATGGGGGAGTACCGACAGCACGGCCGGATCCCTCGTCCCGATCAGGCACACCTCGGCGTGTTCGAGAACGTCGTCGACGGAGTCGGCAAGCAGTTGTGCGAGGTGTGGCAGCCGGGTTTCGATGTACTCGCGGTTCGCGCCCAGCAGCCGGGAGAGGCTCACATTGGCGTCATAGATCCGCAGGTCGTAGCCCTTGCCGAACAGCGTCTCCGCCAGTGCGACCAGCGGGCTCTCGCGGAGGTCGTCGGTGCCGGGTTTGAAGGAGAGTCCGAACAGTCCCACCCGGCGCTTGCCGGTGCGTTCGACCAGCTCCACCGCGCGCTGAAGATGCGCGGAGTTGGAGGGCAGCACATTGGCGAGGATGGGAACCGACACATCGGCCCGCTGCGCCGCATGGACCAGACTGCGTAAGTCCTTGGGGAGGCAGGAACCACCGAAGGCGAAACCAGG
Coding sequences within:
- a CDS encoding glycosyltransferase family 4 protein; its protein translation is MLGDAISDERPDRRALILVENLSVPFDRRVWQECKTLRDAGWEVHVICPRGSKRDTELEIEIDGVRIHRYPLRAATGGPAGYLREYGSALWHTARLARKVGPVDVVHACNPPDLLFLPALWLKRRGARFVFDQHDLVPELYLSRFDRGEDLLYRGVCALERLTYRAADVVLATNESYRDVAIGRGGQRPEDVFVVRSAPEIERFQPVAPEPELKRGKPHLLCYLGVMGPQDGVDYALRALAKLRDELGRTDWHAVFVGAGDAFDAMVELSQRLGLSEQVEFTGRIPDADLVRYLSSADVCLSPDPRNPLNDVSTMNKVLEYMAMGRPIVSFDLREARVSAGDAAVYAPANDEAEFARLVALLLDDPEKRAQMGKIGQERISGELSWRNSQRSLLAAYAVACRDHTPVSAGNPVSTGKKRPRR